From a region of the Paraburkholderia hospita genome:
- the ubiA gene encoding 4-hydroxybenzoate octaprenyltransferase, producing the protein MFARLPLYLRLVRMDKPIGSLLLLWPTLNALWIASDGHPSLSLLVIFALGTILMRSAGCAINDYADRDFDRYVKRTENRPITSGKIKAWEAVALAAGLSLIAFLLILPLNALTKELSVAALFVAGTYPFTKRFFAIPQAYLGIAFGFGIPMAFAAIQNQVPLLAWVMLIANVFWSVAYDTEYAMVDRDDDIKIGIRTSALTFGRFDVLAIMLCYAVTLGIYVGIGVALSFGVLYWIGLAAAAGCAVYHYTLIKDRERMPCFAAFRHNNWLGGALFAGIAAHYAAQAF; encoded by the coding sequence ATGTTCGCCCGACTCCCGCTCTATCTGCGACTTGTCCGCATGGACAAGCCGATCGGCAGCCTGCTGCTGCTGTGGCCCACTCTCAACGCGTTGTGGATTGCGTCGGATGGTCATCCGTCGCTGTCCTTGCTGGTGATCTTCGCGCTCGGCACGATACTGATGCGCTCGGCCGGCTGCGCGATCAACGACTACGCGGATCGCGACTTCGACCGCTACGTGAAGCGCACCGAAAACCGGCCGATCACGTCGGGCAAGATCAAGGCATGGGAAGCCGTGGCGCTGGCAGCGGGGCTTTCGCTTATCGCGTTTCTGTTGATCCTGCCGCTCAACGCGCTGACGAAGGAGTTGTCGGTGGCCGCGCTGTTCGTCGCCGGTACGTATCCGTTCACGAAGCGCTTTTTCGCGATTCCGCAGGCGTATCTGGGCATCGCGTTCGGCTTCGGCATTCCAATGGCGTTCGCCGCCATCCAGAATCAGGTGCCGCTGCTTGCGTGGGTGATGCTGATTGCGAACGTGTTCTGGTCGGTCGCGTACGACACCGAATACGCGATGGTCGATCGCGACGACGACATCAAGATCGGCATTCGCACGTCTGCATTGACGTTCGGCCGCTTCGACGTACTCGCGATCATGCTCTGCTACGCGGTGACGCTCGGCATCTACGTCGGCATCGGCGTTGCACTGAGCTTTGGCGTGCTGTACTGGATCGGTCTTGCCGCGGCGGCGGGCTGTGCCGTCTATCACTACACGCTGATCAAGGACCGTGAACGCATGCCGTGTTTCGCGGCGTTCCGGCATAACAACTGGCTCGGCGGCGCGCTGTTCGCCGGCATTGCCGCGCACTACGCGGCGCAGGCGTTCTAG
- the proC gene encoding pyrroline-5-carboxylate reductase, which yields MKIAFIGGGNMAAALIGGLIKRGVAPSDIRAIDPNEDARKRSELQFGIATSASADASLQSFDAIVLAVKPQIVKDVAAALAPHLSASQLVISIVAGIRGADLGRWLGGHARLVRTMPNTPALIGMGVTGLVAMDGVDAAGRELASQVLGAVGQTVWFDDEAKIDAVTAISGSGPAYVFYFIEAMQEAARQLGMDEEQGRALAVATFTGAAQLAAQSGEPASVLRERVTSKGGTTAAALAAFDAQGVKDAIVRGALAADARAREMGEEFGKQ from the coding sequence ATGAAAATTGCCTTCATCGGCGGCGGCAACATGGCCGCTGCACTCATCGGCGGTCTGATCAAGCGTGGCGTTGCGCCGTCGGATATCCGCGCAATCGACCCCAACGAAGACGCGCGCAAACGCAGCGAGCTGCAATTCGGCATCGCCACGAGTGCTTCGGCGGATGCGTCGCTGCAATCGTTCGATGCGATCGTGCTCGCCGTAAAGCCGCAGATCGTCAAGGACGTCGCGGCAGCGCTCGCGCCGCATCTGTCAGCGTCGCAACTCGTCATCAGCATCGTCGCGGGCATTCGCGGCGCGGACCTCGGGCGCTGGCTCGGCGGTCACGCGCGTCTCGTGCGCACCATGCCGAACACGCCTGCGCTGATTGGCATGGGCGTGACAGGACTCGTCGCGATGGACGGCGTCGATGCAGCGGGACGCGAGCTGGCCTCGCAGGTGCTCGGCGCGGTCGGCCAGACAGTGTGGTTCGACGACGAAGCGAAGATCGACGCCGTCACCGCGATCTCCGGCAGCGGCCCGGCCTACGTGTTCTATTTCATTGAGGCGATGCAGGAAGCAGCGCGTCAGCTCGGCATGGACGAAGAGCAAGGCCGTGCGCTGGCCGTCGCGACGTTCACGGGCGCGGCGCAACTCGCTGCGCAGTCGGGCGAACCGGCAAGCGTGCTGCGCGAGCGCGTGACGTCGAAGGGCGGCACGACGGCTGCCGCACTCGCTGCGTTCGATGCGCAAGGCGTGAAAGACGCAATCGTGCGCGGCGCGCTGGCGGCGGACGCGCGCGCACGTGAAATGGGCGAGGAATTCGGCAAACAGTGA
- a CDS encoding Dps family protein, which yields MAKKEAVQHVNIGISDKDRKKIAEGLSRLLADTYTLYLKTHNFHWNVTGPMFNTLHLMFETQYTELALAVDLIAERIRALGVAAPGSYKEFAKLSSIAEADGVPAAEDMIRQLVEGQESVVRTARAIFPVTDAAHDEPTADLLTQRMQTHEKNAWMLRSMLA from the coding sequence ATGGCCAAGAAAGAAGCCGTACAGCACGTCAACATTGGTATCAGCGACAAGGATCGCAAGAAAATCGCAGAAGGTCTCTCGCGTCTTCTCGCCGACACGTACACGCTATATCTGAAGACCCACAACTTCCACTGGAACGTGACGGGTCCGATGTTCAACACACTGCATCTGATGTTCGAAACGCAGTACACGGAACTGGCCTTGGCCGTCGATCTGATCGCCGAGCGCATCCGCGCGCTGGGCGTCGCGGCGCCGGGCAGCTACAAGGAATTTGCGAAGCTGTCGTCGATCGCTGAAGCGGACGGCGTGCCCGCCGCGGAAGACATGATCCGCCAGCTGGTGGAAGGCCAGGAATCCGTAGTGCGCACCGCGCGCGCGATCTTCCCGGTGACGGACGCTGCTCACGACGAGCCGACGGCCGACCTGCTGACGCAACGCATGCAGACGCACGAAAAGAACGCGTGGATGCTGCGTTCGATGCTGGCGTAA
- a CDS encoding YggS family pyridoxal phosphate-dependent enzyme has product MPALAHNLDAVHQRIALAAQVAGRDPRSIALLAVSKTFPAEDVRAAHAAGQRAFGENYVQEALTKIEALSDLRASLDWHFIGPLQSNKTRPVAENFDWVHSVDRLKIAQRLSEQRPDALPPLNVCLQVNISGEASKSGVMPDEAADVARQIAALPRLRLRGLMAIPEPAGDVEQQRVPHRALRELFEKLRAEGLELDTLSMGMSGDLEAAVLEGATIVRIGTAIFGARDYSH; this is encoded by the coding sequence ATGCCCGCTCTCGCTCACAATCTCGACGCAGTGCATCAGCGCATCGCCCTCGCCGCGCAGGTCGCGGGCCGCGATCCGCGTTCCATTGCGCTGCTGGCCGTCTCCAAGACGTTTCCCGCCGAAGACGTTCGCGCCGCGCATGCCGCGGGCCAGCGCGCGTTCGGCGAAAACTACGTGCAGGAAGCGCTGACGAAAATCGAGGCGCTGTCCGATCTGCGCGCATCACTCGACTGGCATTTCATCGGGCCTCTGCAATCGAACAAGACACGTCCCGTCGCCGAAAACTTCGACTGGGTGCATTCCGTCGACCGGCTGAAAATCGCGCAGCGTCTGTCGGAGCAGCGGCCGGATGCGCTGCCGCCGCTCAATGTCTGCCTGCAGGTGAACATCAGCGGCGAGGCATCGAAGAGCGGCGTGATGCCAGACGAAGCCGCCGACGTCGCGCGCCAGATCGCCGCGCTGCCCAGGCTGCGTCTGCGTGGCCTGATGGCAATCCCCGAACCGGCGGGCGACGTCGAGCAGCAACGCGTGCCGCATCGCGCGTTGCGCGAACTGTTCGAAAAACTGCGCGCGGAAGGTCTCGAACTCGACACGCTGTCGATGGGCATGTCGGGCGATCTCGAAGCAGCCGTGCTCGAAGGCGCGACCATCGTGCGTATTGGCACGGCGATCTTCGGCGCCCGCGATTACTCTCACTGA